In one window of Dokdonia sp. PRO95 DNA:
- a CDS encoding DUF937 domain-containing protein, translating into MSGLLDLLNGPIGKTLIQGASAKAGQSEGDTANVLSMALPVLMGAMKKNVQTPEGAAGLMGALSGKHSGGILDQLGDLMGNGGPSDEVVNDGAGILGHLLGGNQPQVENALSSKTGMDAGSIAQILKVAAPVLMGVLGKQTQQNNVSDGSGMNALLGSMLGGQPQENQSLITTLLDSDGDGSILDDVAGMVLGSNKAKGGIGGLLGGLFGK; encoded by the coding sequence ATGTCAGGATTACTAGATCTACTTAATGGACCAATAGGAAAAACGCTCATCCAAGGAGCTAGCGCAAAAGCTGGACAATCTGAAGGAGATACTGCAAACGTATTAAGTATGGCTTTGCCAGTACTTATGGGTGCAATGAAAAAAAATGTACAAACTCCAGAAGGTGCTGCTGGATTAATGGGAGCTTTAAGTGGAAAACATAGTGGTGGTATTCTTGATCAACTAGGAGATCTTATGGGTAACGGAGGACCTAGTGACGAAGTAGTAAATGATGGTGCTGGAATTTTAGGACACTTACTAGGTGGTAACCAGCCACAAGTAGAAAATGCATTAAGTAGCAAAACAGGTATGGATGCTGGATCTATAGCACAAATACTTAAAGTTGCTGCGCCAGTACTTATGGGTGTGTTAGGAAAACAAACACAGCAAAATAACGTAAGTGACGGAAGCGGTATGAATGCGCTCTTAGGAAGCATGCTAGGAGGACAACCTCAAGAAAACCAAAGTCTTATTACAACATTACTTGATTCTGACGGCGACGGAAGCATCTTAGATGACGTAGCCGGAATGGTACTAGGAA
- a CDS encoding D-2-hydroxyacid dehydrogenase: MKVLANDGISQTGVDALTAGGFEVITTNVAQDQLENYINTNEIDVILVRSATTVRKELIDACPSIKVIGRGGVGMDNIDVQYARDKGLHVINTPAASSASVAELVFAHLYNGVRFLFDSNRNMPLDGDTKFKGLKKAYAKGTELRGKTLGVIGFGRIGQETAKIALGVGMKVIFHDPFTEEATVEVPFFDGQSVSFTIKSSSKEDVLKSADFVTLHVPAQKDYVIGKPEFELMKDGAAIVNAARGGVIDEVALIAALDSGKLSFAGLDVFENEPTPAVQVLMNPKVSLTPHIGAATGGAQDRIGTELADQIMSILK, encoded by the coding sequence ATGAAAGTATTAGCAAACGACGGAATATCACAAACAGGAGTTGACGCGCTTACCGCTGGAGGCTTTGAAGTAATTACCACAAACGTAGCCCAAGATCAACTTGAGAACTATATTAACACAAATGAAATAGATGTTATACTTGTCCGTAGTGCAACTACAGTGCGCAAGGAATTAATAGACGCTTGCCCATCTATAAAAGTTATAGGCCGTGGTGGTGTAGGTATGGATAACATTGATGTACAATATGCACGTGATAAAGGTCTTCACGTGATTAATACACCAGCAGCATCTTCGGCATCTGTTGCAGAGCTTGTTTTTGCTCACCTTTACAACGGTGTACGTTTTCTGTTTGACTCAAACAGAAATATGCCTCTAGATGGTGATACAAAATTTAAAGGTTTAAAGAAAGCTTACGCGAAAGGAACCGAGCTACGTGGTAAAACACTTGGTGTTATCGGTTTTGGACGTATAGGTCAAGAAACTGCAAAAATTGCTTTAGGTGTAGGGATGAAAGTAATCTTTCACGACCCATTTACAGAAGAGGCTACTGTTGAAGTTCCTTTCTTTGATGGACAGTCGGTTTCATTTACAATAAAATCTTCTTCAAAGGAAGATGTGCTAAAATCTGCAGATTTTGTTACTCTTCACGTTCCTGCACAAAAAGACTATGTAATAGGTAAGCCAGAGTTTGAACTTATGAAAGATGGTGCAGCAATTGTAAATGCAGCTCGTGGTGGAGTTATTGATGAAGTAGCTCTTATTGCAGCTTTAGACAGTGGTAAATTATCATTTGCAGGTTTAGATGTTTTTGAGAACGAACCTACTCCAGCGGTACAAGTACTTATGAATCCTAAGGTAAGCCTTACGCCACACATAGGTGCGGCAACTGGTGGTGCTCAAGATCGCATAGGTACAGAGCTAGCAGACCAGATTATGAGCATTTTAAAATAA
- the serC gene encoding 3-phosphoserine/phosphohydroxythreonine transaminase, whose product MKKHNFSAGPCILPQDVFKEASQAILDFNESGLSILEISHRSKDFVDVMDEARQLALELLGLEGKGYKALFLQGGASTQFLMTAYNLLQSKAGYINTGTWSDKAIKEAKLFGEIVEVASSKEANFNYIPKGYSIPEGLDYLHLTSNNTIFGTQIKDFPEVDCPLICDMSSDIFSREIDFGQFDLIYAGAQKNMGPAGTTLVVIREDILGKVTRQIPSMLNYETHISKGSMFNTPAVYAVYVSMLTMRWLKNLGGVKAIEEINNKKATLLYSEIELNPLFKGFAAKEDRSTMNATFSLTDGDLKDAFDAMWKEAGINGLNGHRSVGGYRASMYNALSMDSVGVLVDVMSELERKA is encoded by the coding sequence ATGAAGAAGCACAACTTTAGCGCAGGACCTTGTATTTTACCTCAAGATGTTTTTAAAGAAGCATCACAAGCTATACTAGACTTTAACGAATCTGGTTTATCCATACTGGAGATTTCTCACAGAAGCAAAGACTTTGTAGATGTAATGGATGAGGCTAGACAACTGGCTTTAGAGCTACTAGGGCTAGAAGGTAAAGGGTATAAAGCGCTCTTTTTACAAGGAGGTGCAAGCACACAATTCTTAATGACTGCATATAACTTATTGCAATCTAAGGCTGGTTATATAAATACTGGAACTTGGAGTGATAAAGCAATAAAGGAAGCTAAGCTTTTTGGAGAGATTGTAGAGGTTGCATCAAGTAAAGAGGCAAACTTTAATTACATCCCTAAAGGATACTCAATTCCAGAAGGACTAGATTATTTGCATCTTACCAGTAACAATACCATTTTCGGGACACAGATAAAGGATTTTCCTGAAGTAGACTGTCCTCTTATATGTGATATGAGTAGTGACATCTTCTCTAGAGAGATTGATTTTGGACAATTTGATCTTATCTACGCAGGTGCTCAAAAAAATATGGGGCCAGCAGGTACTACACTAGTAGTAATACGTGAAGACATCTTAGGTAAAGTGACACGTCAAATACCTTCTATGCTCAATTATGAAACGCATATAAGTAAAGGAAGTATGTTTAACACACCTGCAGTCTATGCAGTATATGTATCTATGCTTACAATGAGATGGCTTAAAAATCTAGGTGGTGTAAAAGCGATTGAAGAAATCAATAATAAAAAAGCAACACTGCTTTATAGTGAGATTGAGCTTAACCCATTATTTAAAGGATTTGCTGCCAAAGAAGATAGATCTACAATGAACGCTACATTCTCACTAACAGATGGAGATCTTAAAGATGCCTTTGACGCCATGTGGAAGGAAGCCGGTATAAACGGTCTTAATGGACACAGAAGTGTAGGAGGCTACAGAGCATCTATGTATAATGCCCTCTCTATGGACAGTGTAGGTGTACTAGTAGACGTAATGAGCGAGCTAGAAAGAAAAGCATAA
- a CDS encoding acyl-CoA reductase: protein MTLQLRINAFIELGKFLSQFTRDSITRKEGVLHNDLFFDGMQHQFKLASENNGWFTKENILFALEGWAESLTQEKLTEWLSGYDNAFAKAQPQQTVAVIMAGNIPLVGFHDFMCVLIAGHKFVGKQSSNDRHLLPFLAKYLEYAEPAFKETISFTEDKLPAHDAVIATGSDNTARYFEYYFGKKPNIIRKNRNSVAILTGNETEDELIALGEDIFRYYGLGCRNVSKLYVPIDYNFDAFFKAIYHWSDIMNGAKYANNYDYNKAVYLMSLFELLENGFLMLKEDENYGSPIATLFYEKYESIESLVEKLEKDKDRIQCVVGNIALEGKVKELTPIGKTQKPELCDYADGVDTITFLTTL, encoded by the coding sequence ATGACGCTTCAACTACGAATTAACGCTTTTATTGAGCTAGGAAAATTTTTAAGTCAGTTTACACGTGACTCAATTACAAGGAAAGAGGGAGTATTACATAATGACCTTTTCTTTGACGGAATGCAGCATCAGTTTAAACTAGCTAGTGAAAACAACGGTTGGTTTACTAAAGAAAATATACTTTTTGCACTTGAAGGATGGGCAGAATCCCTTACTCAAGAAAAACTTACCGAGTGGCTTAGTGGGTATGATAACGCTTTCGCGAAAGCGCAACCACAACAAACCGTTGCCGTAATTATGGCTGGGAATATTCCATTAGTAGGTTTCCATGACTTTATGTGCGTATTAATTGCCGGACATAAATTTGTAGGTAAACAATCTTCTAATGATAGGCATCTTCTCCCCTTTCTTGCAAAATATCTAGAATATGCAGAGCCTGCTTTTAAAGAAACCATAAGCTTCACCGAAGATAAATTACCAGCGCACGACGCCGTTATCGCAACTGGCAGCGACAATACCGCGAGATATTTTGAATATTACTTTGGTAAAAAGCCTAATATTATTCGTAAAAACAGAAATTCTGTTGCCATACTCACCGGTAATGAAACAGAAGACGAGCTTATCGCATTAGGAGAAGATATTTTTAGATATTACGGTTTAGGATGCCGCAATGTATCCAAACTCTATGTTCCTATTGATTATAATTTTGACGCCTTTTTTAAGGCTATCTATCACTGGAGTGACATCATGAACGGTGCAAAGTATGCAAATAATTATGACTACAATAAAGCCGTGTATTTGATGAGCCTTTTTGAGCTGTTAGAGAATGGTTTCTTAATGCTTAAAGAAGATGAGAACTACGGCTCACCTATTGCTACGTTATTTTATGAAAAATACGAATCGATAGAAAGCCTAGTTGAAAAGCTTGAAAAAGATAAAGATCGTATACAATGTGTAGTAGGAAATATTGCACTTGAAGGAAAAGTGAAGGAGCTTACTCCTATCGGAAAAACTCAAAAACCTGAGCTTTGTGATTATGCTGATGGGGTTGATACTATTACATTTTTGACAACGTTATAG
- a CDS encoding 4Fe-4S dicluster domain-containing protein has translation MAIIITDECINCGACEPECPNTAIYEGADDWRYADGTDLDGTVVLPNGKEVDANEAQEPVSDEIYYIIPDKCTECKGFHDEPQCAAVCPVDCCVPDDDHVETDEVLLAKQSFMHKDA, from the coding sequence ATGGCAATTATCATAACAGACGAATGTATAAACTGTGGAGCTTGCGAGCCTGAGTGTCCTAACACTGCCATTTATGAAGGTGCAGACGACTGGCGCTATGCAGATGGAACAGATCTAGATGGAACTGTTGTACTTCCTAACGGAAAAGAGGTAGATGCAAACGAGGCGCAAGAGCCTGTGAGTGATGAGATTTACTACATCATTCCAGATAAATGTACTGAGTGTAAAGGTTTTCATGATGAACCTCAATGTGCGGCAGTATGTCCGGTAGATTGCTGTGTTCCAGATGATGACCATGTAGAAACAGACGAAGTATTACTAGCTAAACAATCTTTTATGCATAAAGATGCGTAA
- the arsC gene encoding arsenate reductase (glutaredoxin) (This arsenate reductase requires both glutathione and glutaredoxin to convert arsenate to arsenite, after which the efflux transporter formed by ArsA and ArsB can extrude the arsenite from the cell, providing resistance.), with protein sequence MIKIYHNPRCTKSRQGLALLEESGKEFEVIKYLDNPLSEKELTAIIKMLDITPMQLVRKGEAIWKENYRGKELSDLEIIAAMSQHPKLIERPIVVLKKKAVIGRPLENIEKLLSL encoded by the coding sequence ATGATTAAAATATATCACAATCCTCGTTGTACAAAAAGTAGACAAGGTCTAGCATTGCTAGAAGAATCTGGAAAAGAATTTGAGGTTATAAAATACCTAGACAATCCTCTATCAGAAAAAGAGCTTACTGCCATTATCAAAATGCTTGATATTACACCTATGCAACTAGTAAGAAAAGGCGAAGCTATCTGGAAAGAAAATTATAGAGGAAAAGAACTTAGTGATCTAGAAATTATAGCTGCAATGTCTCAACATCCTAAATTAATAGAACGTCCCATTGTAGTTCTCAAAAAAAAGGCCGTTATTGGACGACCTCTAGAAAATATAGAAAAGCTCTTGAGCTTATAA
- a CDS encoding HAD family phosphatase, which produces MENSKITTVIFDLGGVLIDWSPEYVYLKEFRGDREKMDWFLEHVCAWDWNVNQDAGYPLKKATQERIAMFPEYEELIKMYYGRWEEMLGFTHLDTLKILKELLDNPDYRVLALTNWSGETFPVALEKFHWLQWFEGILVSGDEGTRKPFKEIYDLMLDRYNINPAEAVFIDDSLNNVEGCKLSGIAGIHFKNAQTLAVQLRTLGVHVTLQ; this is translated from the coding sequence ATGGAAAATTCAAAAATCACTACCGTCATATTTGACTTAGGAGGCGTTCTCATAGACTGGAGCCCCGAGTATGTATATCTCAAAGAATTTAGAGGCGATCGAGAGAAAATGGACTGGTTTTTAGAACACGTTTGTGCTTGGGATTGGAATGTAAATCAAGATGCAGGCTATCCATTAAAAAAAGCAACCCAAGAGCGCATCGCGATGTTTCCAGAATATGAAGAGCTCATAAAAATGTATTACGGTCGCTGGGAGGAGATGCTCGGTTTTACACATCTAGACACGCTCAAAATATTAAAAGAACTATTAGATAATCCAGATTATAGAGTGCTAGCATTAACAAACTGGAGCGGAGAAACCTTTCCTGTTGCGCTCGAAAAGTTTCATTGGCTGCAGTGGTTTGAAGGAATTCTAGTCTCTGGTGATGAGGGTACACGCAAACCTTTTAAAGAAATTTACGACCTTATGCTAGACAGGTATAATATTAATCCAGCAGAGGCTGTTTTTATAGATGACAGTCTTAACAATGTTGAGGGCTGTAAGCTCTCTGGCATAGCCGGAATTCATTTTAAAAATGCACAAACACTAGCTGTACAACTTAGAACACTAGGTGTACACGTAACTTTACAATAA
- a CDS encoding DJ-1/PfpI family protein, protein MKYYILLLTTLILIGCNTEPKTIEQPAVTNEVDNAFAKAKPVLDSTRYNVAFLIMDGTFNTELTAPFDIFQHTIYRENIKAMNVFTVANTLQPVRTFEGMYLLPDFDYTNKDLPKIDILVVPSAEHHLDTDLEDEALINFVKQVDKEAMYVTSHCDGAFVLAKAGLLDNSVSTTFPSDIDKMRETFPNLDIRKGVLFVHDGKYITSAGGAKSFEAALYLTELLYGAEIARSLAGGLVIDWKLDDVPHLITK, encoded by the coding sequence ATGAAATACTATATACTACTACTTACAACGCTTATATTAATAGGTTGCAATACAGAACCTAAAACTATAGAACAGCCCGCTGTTACTAATGAGGTTGATAACGCTTTCGCGAAAGCAAAACCAGTACTAGACTCAACGCGCTACAATGTAGCCTTCTTAATTATGGATGGCACTTTTAACACAGAGCTTACGGCACCTTTTGACATTTTTCAGCATACTATTTACAGAGAGAATATAAAAGCGATGAATGTTTTTACAGTAGCAAATACCCTACAACCCGTGCGTACCTTTGAGGGGATGTATCTCCTACCAGACTTTGACTATACTAACAAAGACCTACCTAAAATAGATATACTAGTTGTACCAAGTGCAGAGCATCACCTAGATACAGATCTGGAGGATGAAGCACTCATTAACTTTGTAAAACAAGTAGATAAAGAAGCTATGTATGTAACCTCACATTGCGATGGTGCTTTTGTACTAGCAAAGGCAGGTTTACTAGACAACAGTGTCTCAACGACCTTCCCGAGTGACATCGATAAGATGCGCGAGACGTTTCCTAATCTTGATATTAGAAAAGGTGTATTATTTGTCCACGATGGGAAGTATATCACCTCTGCCGGAGGTGCTAAAAGTTTTGAAGCCGCTCTCTATCTCACCGAACTTCTTTACGGGGCAGAAATTGCAAGATCGCTAGCTGGAGGGTTAGTGATAGACTGGAAACTAGATGATGTACCGCACCTCATAACAAAGTAA
- a CDS encoding MFS transporter, which produces MKTLLRNYLKTFDGLSREIWWLSLITLINRSGAMVIPFLSIYLNKSLHFSLQDVAWIMTSYGLGSFAGAWIGGKLSDVIGYYKVILLSLLLTGINFLWVMHVESFWMMCISFFVLIAVADMGRPAFFVALSAYSKPENKTRSLTLIRLAINLGFSVGPAIGGFLIALAGYKTLFYVDGITCLLAGVLMMQELNPKKTKELDKEVVVQNPVKPLKDTPYVLFLIALALFGIIFVQYFSTVPLYYKDAYKLDEDAIGLILALNGALIVVFEMPLIAWMEKKELTNVQSTIVGLLMTGASFLLLLWETWVGVVVIGMVIATFGEMISFPFSNKFALDRSKLGRQGAYMGVYSMSFSVAHIFGHNSGMQITAYYGFQTTWIFLIGLTLIAWLLLYIVKRMLAKETL; this is translated from the coding sequence ATGAAAACACTGCTACGCAATTACCTCAAAACCTTTGATGGCCTATCAAGAGAGATCTGGTGGTTATCACTCATCACGCTCATTAATAGATCTGGGGCGATGGTTATCCCGTTCTTGTCTATTTACCTCAATAAGAGTTTACACTTTAGCCTACAAGACGTCGCCTGGATAATGACTTCGTACGGTCTAGGTTCTTTTGCTGGTGCTTGGATAGGCGGTAAACTAAGTGATGTAATAGGGTATTATAAAGTCATCTTATTAAGCCTGTTACTCACTGGTATTAACTTTTTATGGGTAATGCACGTAGAGAGTTTCTGGATGATGTGTATTTCATTCTTTGTTCTTATTGCTGTAGCAGATATGGGACGACCTGCTTTTTTTGTAGCATTAAGCGCCTACTCAAAACCAGAAAATAAAACGCGGTCATTAACACTCATTAGGCTCGCAATTAATCTAGGGTTTTCTGTGGGACCAGCTATAGGTGGTTTTCTTATAGCACTCGCTGGTTATAAGACATTGTTTTATGTAGACGGCATCACCTGCTTGCTTGCGGGTGTACTTATGATGCAAGAACTCAACCCTAAAAAGACTAAAGAGTTAGATAAAGAAGTAGTTGTTCAGAATCCAGTAAAACCTCTTAAAGATACGCCTTATGTATTATTCTTAATAGCACTTGCGCTTTTTGGGATCATATTTGTACAATATTTTTCTACTGTACCGCTTTATTACAAGGATGCCTATAAACTTGATGAAGACGCCATAGGTCTCATACTAGCGCTTAATGGCGCACTCATTGTTGTGTTTGAAATGCCACTCATAGCCTGGATGGAAAAAAAAGAACTTACTAATGTGCAAAGCACCATTGTAGGTTTGCTTATGACGGGCGCAAGTTTTCTATTACTGCTGTGGGAGACTTGGGTAGGTGTTGTTGTGATAGGTATGGTAATCGCAACCTTTGGAGAGATGATTTCCTTCCCTTTTAGCAACAAATTTGCGTTAGACAGATCTAAGCTAGGGAGACAAGGAGCATATATGGGTGTTTACAGTATGTCATTTTCTGTAGCTCATATTTTTGGTCACAATAGCGGGATGCAAATTACTGCATATTACGGCTTTCAGACCACTTGGATATTTTTAATAGGGCTCACACTTATTGCCTGGCTCCTACTTTACATTGTAAAGAGAATGCTTGCCAAAGAAACCCTATGA
- a CDS encoding M14 family metallopeptidase: MRLLLVLTTLLLSSIPTLAQSGKVDMDYYLPTDVTYNPNIPTPESVLGYTPGEWHVSHDKLSEYMRTLAAASDRMTIESRGNTFEGRPILLLTVTSPNNHSNIENIRKEHVKLVEDGSASLSTSSMPIVVYQGMSIHGNEPSGANAGLIAAYYLAAAQGPKIDALLDNTIILFDPSFNPDGLQRFAYWANTNKSINVNADPQDREYDEVWPGGRTNHYWFDMNRDWLPVQLPESRARIKTFHSWYPNILTDHHEMGSNSSFFFQPGIQSRTHPLTPALNQELTKQIGNYHAAALDKIGSFYYTEESFDDFYYGKGSTFPDINGGIGILFEQGSSRGHAQETENGLLEFPFTIRNQFTAILSTLEAAQGMRKQLLDYQRDFFKNARGEKGNGAYAFGSEKDAGSAYHLAEVLKRHKIKVHEVAQDFSQDGANFKKGMSYIVPKNQRQSRLIKAMFEKRTTFQDSLFYDISAWSFPLSFGVDFTENASLSKAGNEIQDLKRKPTPAVGTSTYAYLMEWHDYYTPKALNTILNKGIRAKVGMQKFSVEGISYDYGTIMIPVQNQSLNRQELASFINEVAQDANVTIKAVSTGLTEGIDLGSNQFRALEPARVAMIVGEGINPYDAGEMWHLFDTRYNMRITKIDTKDLGRADLSRYTDIILPNLWGNAINKGNTDKIKQWVRSGGTLIGYKNVANWFERNKMLDIDFVKTKNPAKNVSFEQRRDFTGAQVIGGAIFEAKQDRSHPINFGYTGDKVSLFRNTTLFIKADSTSYKNPIQYTKSPLQAGYISKINLKAIPETRPFVHQSAGRGEVILFTDNTNFRAFWYGTNKLLMNAIFFGSEM; the protein is encoded by the coding sequence ATGCGCTTATTACTCGTACTTACTACCCTACTATTAAGTAGCATACCTACACTCGCACAAAGCGGAAAGGTAGATATGGATTACTATTTACCTACAGATGTCACTTACAATCCAAATATCCCTACACCAGAAAGTGTTTTAGGCTACACACCTGGAGAGTGGCACGTGAGTCACGACAAGTTATCAGAATATATGCGCACGCTTGCAGCAGCAAGTGACCGTATGACTATAGAAAGTCGAGGGAATACCTTTGAGGGAAGGCCTATTTTATTACTAACGGTCACCTCACCTAATAACCACTCCAATATTGAAAACATACGTAAAGAACACGTAAAACTGGTAGAAGATGGCAGTGCTAGCTTGAGCACAAGCAGTATGCCTATTGTAGTATACCAGGGGATGTCTATACACGGTAATGAACCTTCTGGCGCAAATGCAGGGCTTATAGCTGCATACTATCTCGCTGCCGCTCAAGGACCTAAAATAGATGCACTACTAGATAATACCATTATACTTTTTGACCCATCATTTAATCCAGATGGTTTACAGCGTTTTGCTTACTGGGCAAATACAAATAAGAGTATAAACGTAAATGCAGACCCTCAAGACCGCGAGTATGACGAGGTCTGGCCAGGTGGTCGTACTAACCACTACTGGTTTGATATGAATAGAGACTGGCTTCCAGTACAACTACCAGAGTCAAGAGCGCGTATTAAGACATTTCATAGCTGGTATCCTAACATTCTTACAGACCATCACGAGATGGGATCTAACAGTAGCTTTTTCTTTCAGCCAGGTATACAATCTCGTACACACCCACTCACACCTGCGCTTAACCAAGAACTCACAAAGCAAATAGGAAACTACCACGCAGCAGCACTAGATAAAATAGGCAGCTTTTACTATACAGAAGAGAGTTTTGATGATTTTTACTACGGTAAAGGATCTACCTTTCCAGACATAAATGGTGGTATAGGTATTCTCTTTGAGCAAGGAAGTAGCCGTGGCCACGCTCAAGAAACAGAAAACGGTTTACTTGAGTTTCCGTTTACGATACGTAACCAGTTTACAGCTATATTATCTACCCTTGAGGCTGCACAAGGTATGCGCAAGCAATTACTAGACTATCAACGTGACTTTTTTAAGAACGCTCGAGGCGAAAAAGGAAATGGCGCATATGCCTTTGGTAGTGAGAAAGATGCAGGTAGCGCATATCACCTAGCAGAGGTACTTAAAAGACATAAAATAAAAGTGCACGAGGTGGCACAAGACTTCTCGCAAGATGGAGCAAACTTTAAAAAAGGAATGAGCTACATCGTCCCAAAAAACCAAAGACAGAGCCGCCTCATAAAAGCGATGTTTGAAAAGCGTACCACCTTTCAAGATAGTTTGTTTTATGATATAAGTGCTTGGTCTTTCCCACTCTCTTTTGGTGTAGATTTTACAGAAAATGCATCTTTGAGCAAAGCTGGAAACGAGATACAAGATTTAAAAAGAAAACCTACCCCAGCTGTAGGTACTAGTACCTATGCATACCTTATGGAGTGGCACGATTACTACACTCCTAAGGCGCTCAACACCATACTCAATAAAGGTATAAGAGCAAAGGTGGGTATGCAAAAATTTAGCGTAGAAGGTATCTCTTATGACTATGGTACCATTATGATACCTGTGCAAAATCAATCGCTTAATAGGCAAGAACTAGCGAGTTTTATAAACGAAGTGGCACAAGATGCAAACGTAACCATCAAGGCAGTAAGTACTGGCCTCACAGAAGGTATAGATCTTGGTAGTAACCAGTTTAGAGCATTAGAGCCTGCTCGCGTGGCAATGATAGTAGGTGAAGGTATCAACCCTTATGATGCGGGAGAGATGTGGCACCTATTTGACACACGTTACAATATGCGTATCACAAAAATTGATACTAAAGATTTAGGTCGCGCAGACTTGTCTAGATACACAGATATTATCTTACCTAATTTATGGGGTAATGCTATAAATAAAGGCAACACAGATAAGATAAAACAGTGGGTCCGATCTGGAGGAACTCTTATAGGTTATAAAAACGTAGCAAACTGGTTTGAAAGAAATAAGATGCTAGACATAGATTTTGTAAAAACTAAAAATCCTGCAAAAAACGTGAGCTTTGAGCAACGTAGAGATTTTACAGGAGCACAAGTAATAGGAGGTGCAATTTTTGAAGCAAAGCAAGATCGCTCACACCCTATTAACTTTGGATATACGGGTGATAAAGTATCTCTTTTTAGAAACACTACGCTATTTATAAAAGCAGACTCTACAAGCTACAAGAACCCTATACAGTATACTAAGTCACCATTACAAGCTGGTTACATCTCTAAGATTAATCTTAAAGCTATCCCAGAGACAAGACCCTTTGTACATCAGAGTGCGGGTCGTGGTGAGGTTATCTTATTTACAGATAACACAAACTTTAGAGCCTTCTGGTATGGAACAAACAAACTGCTTATGAATGCTATCTTCTTCGGGAGCGAGATGTAA
- a CDS encoding ROK family protein: MKILGIDIGGTGIKGVPVDLETEEYIGERFRIETPRPAKPKAVADCVQQLVDHFNWTGPIGIGFPTVIVDGKAMAYGNMHKSWMGVQIDELFSKKTGLPCSVINDADAASLAEVRYGAGKDLKGLVAVITVGTGIGSGLCYNGKLIPNFEFGRIPYKKKPIEKYAANSVRKEEKLTFKEWAERFNFFLKNVELICTPNHYIIGGGISKHMAEFERYLTTDIPIVAAKTKNHAGIIGAACGYLDKLER, from the coding sequence ATGAAGATATTAGGTATCGACATAGGCGGAACGGGAATAAAAGGTGTCCCTGTAGATCTGGAAACAGAAGAGTACATAGGTGAACGTTTTAGAATAGAAACCCCGCGCCCTGCAAAACCTAAGGCTGTAGCAGATTGTGTACAGCAACTCGTAGATCACTTTAACTGGACAGGACCTATAGGAATAGGCTTTCCTACCGTTATCGTAGATGGTAAAGCAATGGCATATGGTAATATGCACAAGAGCTGGATGGGTGTGCAGATAGATGAACTTTTTTCTAAAAAAACTGGTTTACCTTGCTCTGTTATTAACGATGCAGATGCCGCAAGTCTCGCCGAAGTTAGATACGGAGCGGGAAAAGATTTAAAAGGCCTGGTTGCTGTGATTACAGTAGGCACAGGTATAGGCTCTGGACTTTGCTATAACGGTAAACTCATCCCAAATTTTGAATTTGGTCGTATTCCATATAAGAAAAAACCTATTGAAAAGTATGCAGCAAACTCTGTAAGAAAGGAAGAAAAACTCACTTTTAAAGAGTGGGCAGAGCGCTTTAATTTCTTTCTCAAAAATGTAGAGTTAATATGTACACCTAACCATTACATAATAGGCGGTGGTATAAGTAAGCATATGGCAGAGTTTGAAAGATATCTTACCACAGATATTCCTATTGTTGCAGCAAAAACTAAGAATCACGCTGGCATTATCGGTGCTGCTTGTGGCTATCTAGATAAACTAGAACGCTAG